A stretch of the Oxyura jamaicensis isolate SHBP4307 breed ruddy duck chromosome 4, BPBGC_Ojam_1.0, whole genome shotgun sequence genome encodes the following:
- the LOC118167029 gene encoding transmembrane protease serine 11E-like gives MLRCCTVCLGVQDGASLRQKNILLTSRWCPEILTQMDTAVKRMEPWKIAVIVVSVIVGLAIVIGLITYFLCHYQNRYYNAAFLITNIQYDTRYERQTTEEFRYLSQEIENMMSTVFKKSILSQRYIRSHVVSLSPDPGGVLVSVALVFKFPSADSTATCWSRVNSVLRRRLKTSSTSLNVDQSTITLTELNEDKGDTLLNNFCGIRRETFSFSGVERIIGGQRAQDGEWPWQASIQLDGTHRCGASVISNTWLVTAAHCFRGAKEPRRWTASFGILLRPPKQKKYVRRIIVHEKYSEFLLDHEYDVAVVELASPIEFTNDVHSVCLPEASHVFRDNASCFVTGWGALENDGYSVNQLRQAEVKIISTKICNRREVYGGAVTPGMLCAGYLEGQVDACQGDSGGPLVHANSRGIWYLVGIVSWGDDCGKPNKPGVYTRVTYYRDWIASQTGI, from the exons ATACTGACTCAGATGGACACAGCAGTGAAGCGTATGGAGCCATGGAAGATAGCAGTCATCGTTGTGTCAGTAATAGTTGGTCTGGCCATTGTCATTGGCTtgattacatattttttatgcCATT ATCAGAACAGATATTACAATGCAGCTTTCCTTATCACCAACATCCAGTATGACACTCGGTACGAAAGGCAAACCACAGAAGAATTCAGATACCTGAGCCAAGAGATTGAAAACATG ATGTCTACAGTATTTAAGAAGTCCATTCTAAGTCAAAGGTACATCAGGTCCCATGTTGTCAGTCTAAG CCCAGATCCTGGCGGAGTGCTTGTATCTGTTGCTCTGGTATTTAAATTTCCCTCAGCTGATAGTACAGCAACATGCTGGAGTCGTGTCAACAGTGTGTTACGCAGAAGGCTGAAAACAAGCTCAACGTCATTGAATGTTGACCAGTCTACTATAACTCTCACAG agttgAATGAGGACAAGGGAGATACACTTTTAAACAACT tcTGTGGAATACGAAGGGAGACATTCTCCTTCTCAGGAGTGGAAAGAATAATCGGCGGGCAGCGTGCACAGGATGGGGAATGGCCATGGCAAGCTAGTATTCAGCTCGATGGGACCCATCGCTGTGGTGCATCAGTGATCAGTAATACATGGCTAGTGACTGCAGCCCACTGCTTTAGAGG AGCAAAAGAGCCTCGGAGGTGGACAGCCAGCTTTGGAATTCTGCTGAGACCTCCGAAACAGAAAAAATACGTCCGAAGAATTATCGTTCATGAAAAATACAGCGAATTTCTCCTCGATCACGAGTATGATGTGGCTGTTGTGGAACTTGCCTCCCCTATTGAGTTCACAAATGATGTACACAGCGTCTGTCTTCCTGAAGCATCTCATGTATTCCGGGATAACGCTTCTTGTTTTGTCACAGGCTGGGGAGCTTTGGAGAACGATG GCTATAGTGTTAATCAACTTCGAcaagcagaagtgaaaattaTAAGCACCAAGATTTGTAATAGGAGGGAAGTGTATGGTGGAGCAGTAACACCTGGAATGTTGTGTGCTGGATACTTAGAGGGACAGGTAGATGCTTGCCAG GGTGACTCTGGTGGGCCACTGGTGCATGCAAACTCCAGAGGAATCTGGTATCTCGTGGGAATAGTGAGCTGGGGAGATGACTGTGGCAAGCCAAATAAACCAGGAGTATACACACGAGTGACTTATTATCGAGACTGGATCGCTTCCCAAACGGGCATCTGA